In Zea mays cultivar B73 chromosome 7, Zm-B73-REFERENCE-NAM-5.0, whole genome shotgun sequence, the following proteins share a genomic window:
- the LOC103632765 gene encoding F-box/LRR-repeat protein 3-like isoform X2, producing MTTLIAATKLREIVMDKCLGITYVRLTKVFVGCPGLQRLNLKWRHEIFDIGVDMLAKKCPQLRSLDISCLKTLHLLLHEETTDLLQTPSLDSQPKAGDATQPAAAAKKQGVATSQPLSVVRIYVV from the exons ATGACCACCCTCATCGCGGCCACCAAGCTCAGGGAGATCGTCATGGACAAGTGCCTCGGCATCAcctatgtcaggctcaccaaggtcttcGTCGGATGCCCTGGGCTCCAGAGGCTCAACCTCAAGTGGCGGCACGAGATCTTCGACATCGGCGTCGACATGCTCGCCAAGAAGTGCCCCCAACTGCGTAGCCTCGACATCTCCTGCCTCAAG ACCCTTCATTTGCTGTTGCACGAAGAAACCACGGATCTGCTGCAGACGCCATCGCTGGACTCGCAGCCCAAGGCGGGGGACGCAACacagcctgctgctgctgccaaGAAG CAAGGTGTCGCGACGAGCCAGCCGTTGAGCGTGGTACGGATCTATGTAGTATAG
- the LOC103632765 gene encoding F-box/LRR-repeat protein 3-like isoform X1: MTTLIAATKLREIVMDKCLGITYVRLTKVFVGCPGLQRLNLKWRHEIFDIGVDMLAKKCPQLRSLDISCLKTLHLLLHEETTDLLQTPSLDSQPKAGDATQPAAAAKKVRDKSRSAHVFSSCPCSWFCRDNLFVSLVCVVHLFKPARCRDEPAVERGTDLCSIVWEFLYLASEISNKFTKAPS, translated from the exons ATGACCACCCTCATCGCGGCCACCAAGCTCAGGGAGATCGTCATGGACAAGTGCCTCGGCATCAcctatgtcaggctcaccaaggtcttcGTCGGATGCCCTGGGCTCCAGAGGCTCAACCTCAAGTGGCGGCACGAGATCTTCGACATCGGCGTCGACATGCTCGCCAAGAAGTGCCCCCAACTGCGTAGCCTCGACATCTCCTGCCTCAAG ACCCTTCATTTGCTGTTGCACGAAGAAACCACGGATCTGCTGCAGACGCCATCGCTGGACTCGCAGCCCAAGGCGGGGGACGCAACacagcctgctgctgctgccaaGAAGGTAAGAGATAAAAGCAGAAGTGCTCATGTCTTCTCGTCTTGTCCATGTTCATGGTTTTGTCGAGATAATCTATTCGTGTCGCTTGTTTGTGTTGTTCATTTATTTAAACCAGCAAGGTGTCGCGACGAGCCAGCCGTTGAGCGTGGTACGGATCTATGTAGTATAGTTTGGGAATTTTTGTATCTTGCTTctgaaatttcaaacaagtttacAAAAGCGCCAAGTTAA
- the LOC100272678 gene encoding uncharacterized protein LOC100272678, whose translation MVAPDVKAETMKLMDQRGALEAEMDAIIARLTAAGGPGITGGLVDAEGFPRSDIDIPNVLAQRRRLAELRNDHKDITNKIGKNLEVLHSAKLSRNEQSTSRRSDTTDPSHFGSSQSEPMEEDHVTGLPFAMIDEIADGSPASVDGLQLGDEIVKFGNVEAGDQLQERLMSEALSNEDSQVSLVIIRQGSAVNLTITPRKWHGRGLLGCHFRML comes from the exons ATGGTGGCGCCGGATGTGAAGGCGGAGACGATGAAGCTGATGGATCAGCGGGGTGCCCTAGAGGCGGAGATGGACGCCATCATCGCCCGCCTCACTGCGGCAGGCGGACCGGGCATCACCGGCGGCCTCGTCGACGCCGAG GGTTTCCCAAGGTCCGACATCGACATACCGAACGTCCTCGCCCAGCGCCGGAGGCTTGCTG AATTGCGAAATGACCACAAGGATATTACAAACAAAATTGGTAAAAATCTTGAGGTTTTACACTCAGCAAAGTTATCAAGGAATGAACAATCAACCTCAAGGAGATCTG ATACAACAGATCCTTCACACTTTGGATCATCTCAAAGTGAACCTATGGAAGAGGACCATGTGACTGGACTTCCTTTTGCCATGATTGATGAAATCGCTGATGGTTCTCCTGCTTCTGTGGATGGTTTGCAACTTGGAGATGAGATTGTAAAGTTTGGGAATGTGGAAGCTGGTGATCAGTTGCAGGAAAGGCTCATGTCTGAAGCTCTTTCCAATGAGGACAGTCAAGTATCTTTAGTCATCATTCGCCAGGGATCAGCGGTGAATTTAACAATTACACCAAGGAAGTGGCATGGAAGAGGACTTCTGGG GTGCCATTTCAGAATGCTATGA
- the LOC100272678 gene encoding uncharacterized protein isoform X2, protein MVAPDVKAETMKLMDQRGALEAEMDAIIARLTAAGGPGITGGLVDAEGFPRSDIDIPNVLAQRRRLAELRNDHKDITNKIGKNLEVLHSAKLSRNEQSTSRRSDTTDPSHFGSSQSEPMEEDHVTGLPFAMIDEIADGSPASVDGLQLGDEIVKFGNVEAGDQLQERLMSEALSNEDSQVSLVIIRQGSAVNLTITPRKWHGRGLLGSSS, encoded by the exons ATGGTGGCGCCGGATGTGAAGGCGGAGACGATGAAGCTGATGGATCAGCGGGGTGCCCTAGAGGCGGAGATGGACGCCATCATCGCCCGCCTCACTGCGGCAGGCGGACCGGGCATCACCGGCGGCCTCGTCGACGCCGAG GGTTTCCCAAGGTCCGACATCGACATACCGAACGTCCTCGCCCAGCGCCGGAGGCTTGCTG AATTGCGAAATGACCACAAGGATATTACAAACAAAATTGGTAAAAATCTTGAGGTTTTACACTCAGCAAAGTTATCAAGGAATGAACAATCAACCTCAAGGAGATCTG ATACAACAGATCCTTCACACTTTGGATCATCTCAAAGTGAACCTATGGAAGAGGACCATGTGACTGGACTTCCTTTTGCCATGATTGATGAAATCGCTGATGGTTCTCCTGCTTCTGTGGATGGTTTGCAACTTGGAGATGAGATTGTAAAGTTTGGGAATGTGGAAGCTGGTGATCAGTTGCAGGAAAGGCTCATGTCTGAAGCTCTTTCCAATGAGGACAGTCAAGTATCTTTAGTCATCATTCGCCAGGGATCAGCGGTGAATTTAACAATTACACCAAGGAAGTGGCATGGAAGAGGACTTCTGGG GTCTTCCAGTTAG